In the Ilumatobacteraceae bacterium genome, one interval contains:
- a CDS encoding fibronectin type III domain-containing protein — translation MAVIVLTASVGEAVAEAAPASVTAPAVVAEPVVDDLEPYAEVDEPVSDLTVDHWFDVGGQSLADVRHGVEPDATVEQLGGFESPVNIGDAYATRIRTLLTPEVSGRYRFWISGDDDMRLFMNADGADPAGASRIAYIAGWTTYRQWNRFWSQRSVWIELEAGVSYYVEAIGKEGSGDDHFSVAWELADGFDREVVPARVLEATQLGGGGWRAATPVGLPGLPAAMSDPQWTSAVGPETMVVGWAPVDGADWYEVRLEGSGEARTEIADGPSVVFDDLVPDTRYLIEIAPASNAGRGREVGRVVVTASGPYPTPVAPPAGDSPAVTYDHWDTGWWTLTSVPAGLAPESTTTLDTGLEAPPMRGNNHASRLRAVITPKRTDAYTFHLAGDDDARLLFNADGAWAHGAVPVAYVSGWTEQYQWDRYASQTTESFDLVAGESYYIEAIGVHGLGLDHLEVGWSTPGSAIEVVPADVLEPTMSGAGGWREDASGLQAAPGAVRNVVDTWLSETSVQLTWDAPLVTDELGVAAHYVVRIAGTTVADAVTESTIRFDGLVPGVSYTVEIAAENDEGSGPTVDHRVIRVVPTTTTTTTPATTTTTSAPMTTTTSAPTTTTTSTTTAPTTTTTLAPTTTTTTTTTTTTSAPTTTTTVPSNPLPDLTAGYTILATGGDECEARLQLSGSSIDVFGNLRSNGDVMVQGSSVTVDGVISFGGSSNVSHKVVSDGVALDETTTASGLTWSVADFALGSPVGFDVAHHRHDGSWSVGGAVSPGIHYVDGDVQISGNGVDLSRVTIVATGTVGISGPGLVLSPAAPGLPTVLSGATGCYRTGINLSASSISWSGVLAAPNARVQVNGSDLQGGQILAASVQMSGSRIEIGRSSLADAIVDSGEPVVYLSSEALDAANRAGRAIRRGLGA, via the coding sequence GTGGCCGTGATCGTCCTCACCGCCTCGGTGGGGGAGGCGGTCGCCGAGGCAGCTCCGGCATCGGTCACCGCACCCGCGGTGGTCGCCGAACCGGTGGTCGACGATCTCGAGCCGTACGCGGAGGTCGATGAACCGGTCTCCGATCTCACCGTCGACCACTGGTTCGACGTGGGCGGGCAGTCCCTGGCCGACGTGCGCCACGGGGTCGAGCCCGACGCGACCGTCGAGCAGCTGGGTGGATTCGAGTCGCCGGTGAACATCGGCGACGCCTACGCCACCCGCATCCGAACACTCCTGACGCCGGAGGTGTCGGGGCGATACCGCTTCTGGATCTCCGGCGACGACGACATGCGACTGTTCATGAACGCCGATGGTGCCGACCCGGCGGGGGCGAGCCGCATCGCCTACATCGCCGGGTGGACCACGTACCGCCAGTGGAACCGCTTCTGGAGTCAGCGTTCGGTCTGGATCGAGCTCGAAGCGGGTGTGTCCTACTACGTCGAGGCGATCGGGAAGGAAGGGTCGGGCGACGATCACTTCTCCGTCGCCTGGGAACTCGCCGACGGATTCGACCGCGAAGTCGTGCCGGCGCGGGTGCTCGAGGCGACTCAGCTCGGCGGGGGTGGCTGGCGGGCGGCGACGCCCGTCGGCCTGCCCGGTCTGCCGGCAGCGATGTCCGATCCCCAATGGACATCGGCCGTCGGGCCCGAGACGATGGTGGTCGGTTGGGCGCCGGTCGACGGTGCCGACTGGTACGAGGTGCGGCTCGAGGGCTCCGGCGAGGCTCGCACCGAGATCGCAGACGGGCCGAGCGTGGTGTTCGACGACCTGGTGCCCGACACCCGCTACCTCATCGAGATCGCTCCGGCGAGCAACGCCGGACGCGGGCGAGAGGTCGGCCGCGTCGTCGTGACGGCGAGCGGACCGTACCCGACCCCGGTCGCTCCGCCGGCCGGCGATTCGCCCGCCGTCACGTACGACCATTGGGACACCGGCTGGTGGACGCTGACCTCGGTGCCGGCCGGTCTCGCCCCGGAGTCGACGACGACGCTCGACACCGGACTCGAGGCCCCGCCGATGCGCGGGAACAACCACGCCTCGCGCCTCCGGGCGGTCATCACCCCGAAGCGCACCGACGCGTACACCTTCCACCTCGCCGGGGACGACGACGCTCGCCTGCTCTTCAACGCCGACGGCGCCTGGGCGCACGGCGCGGTGCCCGTCGCGTACGTCTCGGGTTGGACCGAGCAGTACCAATGGGACCGCTACGCCAGCCAGACCACGGAGAGCTTCGATCTCGTCGCCGGCGAGTCCTACTACATCGAAGCGATCGGCGTTCACGGTCTCGGCCTCGACCACCTCGAAGTCGGCTGGAGCACACCGGGGTCTGCGATCGAGGTCGTGCCGGCGGACGTGCTCGAGCCGACGATGTCGGGCGCAGGCGGATGGCGTGAGGACGCGAGCGGGCTGCAGGCCGCCCCCGGCGCGGTTCGCAACGTCGTCGACACCTGGTTGTCGGAGACCTCCGTGCAGCTCACCTGGGACGCACCGCTCGTGACCGACGAGTTGGGCGTCGCCGCCCACTACGTCGTGAGGATCGCCGGGACGACGGTCGCCGATGCGGTCACCGAGTCGACGATCAGGTTCGACGGATTGGTCCCCGGGGTGTCGTACACCGTCGAGATCGCCGCCGAGAACGACGAGGGCTCCGGCCCGACCGTCGACCACCGAGTCATCCGCGTCGTCCCGACGACCACCACGACCACGACGCCGGCGACGACCACCACGACGTCGGCTCCGATGACGACCACCACGTCGGCTCCGACCACCACGACCACCTCCACGACCACGGCTCCGACCACCACGACCACGTTGGCTCCGACCACCACGACCACGACCACGACCACCACCACGACGTCGGCTCCGACCACCACGACCACGGTGCCGTCCAACCCGCTGCCCGACCTCACCGCCGGGTACACCATCCTCGCCACCGGTGGTGACGAGTGCGAAGCCCGGCTGCAGCTGTCCGGATCGTCGATCGACGTGTTCGGCAACCTCCGCTCGAACGGCGACGTCATGGTGCAGGGCAGCAGCGTCACCGTCGACGGGGTCATCTCGTTCGGCGGCTCGTCGAACGTGTCCCACAAGGTCGTCAGCGACGGTGTGGCGCTCGACGAGACCACCACCGCCTCGGGTCTGACCTGGTCGGTGGCCGACTTCGCCCTCGGATCCCCGGTCGGGTTCGATGTCGCCCACCACCGCCACGACGGGTCCTGGTCGGTCGGCGGCGCCGTGTCGCCGGGCATCCACTACGTCGACGGTGACGTCCAGATCTCGGGCAACGGTGTCGACCTCAGCAGGGTGACGATCGTCGCGACCGGCACCGTCGGCATCTCCGGACCGGGCCTCGTGCTCAGCCCGGCGGCCCCCGGTCTGCCCACGGTGCTCTCGGGCGCGACCGGCTGCTACCGGACCGGGATCAACCTCTCGGCGAGTTCGATCTCCTGGAGCGGCGTGCTCGCCGCCCCGAACGCTCGGGTCCAGGTCAACGGGTCCGACCTCCAGGGCGGCCAGATCCTGGCTGCGTCGGTGCAGATGTCGGGCTCGCGGATCGAGATCGGCCGCTCGTCGCTCGCCGATGCGATCGTCGACTCCGGCGAGCCGGTCGTCTATCTCTCGTCCGAAGCGCTCGATGCCGCCAACCGGGCCGGCAGGGCGATCCGTCGGGGTCTCGGCGCCTGA
- the rpsL gene encoding 30S ribosomal protein S12: MPTIQQLVRQGRSSKFTKSKTPALKGSPQRRGVCTRVYTTTPKKPNSALRKVARVRLSSGIEVTAYIPGEGHNLQEHSIVLVRGGRVRDLPGVRYKIIRGALDAAGVKGRKQARSRYGAKQER; the protein is encoded by the coding sequence GTGCCCACCATCCAGCAGCTCGTCCGACAGGGTCGGAGCTCCAAGTTCACCAAGAGCAAGACACCGGCGCTCAAGGGTTCGCCCCAGCGCCGGGGTGTGTGCACCCGCGTGTACACCACGACCCCGAAGAAGCCGAACTCCGCACTGCGCAAGGTGGCGCGCGTCCGGCTCTCGAGCGGTATCGAAGTCACCGCCTACATCCCGGGCGAGGGCCACAACCTGCAGGAGCACTCGATCGTGCTCGTGCGCGGCGGTCGTGTCCGCGACCTGCCGGGTGTGCGATACAAGATCATCCGTGGAGCACTCGACGCCGCCGGCGTCAAGGGCCGCAAGCAGGCTCGCAGCCGTTACGGCGCGAAGCAGGAGCGCTGA
- the rpsG gene encoding 30S ribosomal protein S7: MPRKGPAPRRELVADPIYRSVVVTQLINKVMLHGKRSIAEKIVYDAMSLIATKTGEEPLDTVKRAVENVKPPLEVRSRRVGGATYQVPVEVRPRRAGTLAIRWLVDFSRARREKTMAECLANELMDAANGLGAAMKKRDDMQKMADSNKAFAHYRW, from the coding sequence ATGCCCCGTAAAGGTCCCGCCCCCCGTCGCGAGCTCGTCGCCGACCCGATCTACCGCTCGGTCGTCGTCACCCAGTTGATCAACAAGGTCATGCTGCACGGCAAGCGCAGCATCGCCGAGAAGATCGTGTACGACGCGATGTCGCTGATCGCGACCAAGACCGGCGAAGAGCCGCTCGACACCGTCAAGCGCGCCGTCGAGAACGTCAAGCCGCCGCTCGAGGTTCGCAGCCGTCGCGTCGGTGGCGCCACGTACCAGGTCCCGGTCGAGGTCCGTCCTCGCCGTGCCGGCACGCTCGCCATCCGCTGGCTCGTCGACTTCAGCCGGGCCCGCCGTGAGAAGACGATGGCCGAGTGCCTCGCCAACGAACTCATGGATGCCGCCAACGGCTTGGGCGCCGCGATGAAGAAGCGCGACGACATGCAGAAGATGGCCGACTCCAACAAGGCGTTCGCCCACTACCGCTGGTGA
- a CDS encoding class I SAM-dependent methyltransferase gives MKLPFRSSPLRRYFEHNDGHLIDKWMHYFGIYERHFAPFRRTDVRLLEIGISHGGSLQMWRSYLGRRATIVGVDIEPRVADLAEPGIDVHVGSQSDPAFLAELVERYGGFDIIIDDGSHWFRDQQVSLDVLWPALSEGGVYLVEDVHTSYLPTYEGGRGVDETFIGAIKERIDDLHGYWIEGQAPLESESRRSDEPAVNRWTTTIEGIHVYDSVVVLDKRTRERPTRRMTGRPAFDTLYDHPVEGFIDDAHRAQLASLGRPMARLRRAVREPRATWARVRSRFGR, from the coding sequence ATGAAGCTGCCGTTCCGATCGTCGCCGCTGCGGCGCTACTTCGAGCACAACGACGGTCACCTGATCGACAAGTGGATGCACTACTTCGGCATCTACGAACGCCACTTCGCGCCGTTCCGCCGCACCGATGTGCGGCTGCTCGAGATCGGCATCTCCCACGGCGGTTCGCTCCAGATGTGGAGGAGCTACCTCGGGCGTCGGGCGACGATCGTGGGGGTCGACATCGAGCCGCGGGTCGCCGACCTGGCCGAACCCGGCATCGACGTCCACGTGGGGAGCCAGTCCGACCCGGCGTTCCTCGCCGAACTCGTCGAACGGTACGGCGGATTCGACATCATCATCGACGACGGCAGCCACTGGTTCCGCGACCAGCAGGTCAGCCTCGACGTACTGTGGCCGGCGCTGTCCGAGGGGGGCGTCTACCTGGTCGAAGACGTGCACACGAGCTACCTACCGACCTACGAGGGCGGGCGCGGTGTCGACGAGACGTTCATCGGGGCGATCAAGGAGCGGATCGACGACCTGCACGGTTACTGGATCGAGGGGCAGGCGCCGCTCGAGTCCGAGTCGCGTCGATCCGACGAGCCGGCGGTCAACCGCTGGACGACCACGATCGAGGGCATTCACGTGTACGACAGCGTGGTGGTGCTCGACAAGCGCACCCGCGAGCGGCCGACCCGCCGAATGACCGGGCGGCCGGCGTTCGACACGCTCTACGACCATCCGGTCGAGGGGTTCATCGACGACGCGCACCGGGCACAGCTGGCCTCGCTCGGTCGGCCGATGGCGCGCCTGCGCCGCGCCGTCCGCGAGCCGCGCGCCACGTGGGCACGCGTGCGCTCCCGCTTCGGTCGCTGA